The DNA segment AAATACACGTGATCGATTTCATACGTATTTAGGTACATAGTGATGTACATAGCGATAAAAGAGAATACGAGCATCAAGATGAAAGTCGTGTACTTGTTCTTTTTTGAATGATCATTTGAATTTTTCATAGGTAATGGTTTTTAAAGTTAGTTAATCGATAAAAGCAGATCGCAACCGCAATGAATTAGCAATTACCGAAACCGAACTGAAACTCATCGCCAGCGCCGCAATCATAGGCGATAGTAAGATTCCGAATACTGGAAACAAAATGCCTGCCGCAATGGGAATCCCCAAGGTGTTGTATATTAAAGCAAAAAACAGGTTCTGTTTAATGTTCTTCATAACGGCATCACTTAGGTTTCGTGCTTTTACAATGCCGTGCAGATCGCCTTTTACCAAGGTGATTTCGGCACTTTCTATAGCGACATCGGTACCGGTTCCCATGGCAATGCCGACATCACTTTTAGCTAGGGCAGGAGCATCGTTTATTCCATCGCCGGCCATCGCTACTTTTTTACCTTCGTTTTGCAAACGTTCTACTTCATCCAGTTTATCTTTTGGGAGCATGCCCGCTTTAAAATCGGCCAACTCCAATTCGTCTGCTACGGCTTTTGCAGTGTCGTGGTTATCGCCGGTAAGCATAATTACGTCTATTCCTTTTTTCTGAAGGGCTTGGATCGCTTTTTTACTGGTTTCTTTTATTTTATCACCAATAACCACATAGCCAACTGCTTCCCCGTCAATTGCCAGATAGGAAACAGTTTTCCCTTTTTTCTGAAACGATTGTGCTGTTTGTTTCAAGGTCTCGGAAAGGGTAGCATTGGCCGCTTCCATCATCTTTTCATTTCCTAAAGCGGTCTTTTTCCCGTTTACGGTGCCTTCCACGCCTTTTCCCGTAACAGAATTAAAGTTTTCAGCTTTTAGAAAATCAACGCCTTTTTCTTTTCCGTAGGTAACAGTTGCTTCGGCTAAGGGATGTTCACTTAAGTTGTTTAAAGAAACAATGTATTGCAAAACTTCTTCTTCTGAAAAAGAACCCGATTCTGCTTTTCCTATGTCTGAAACCGTAGGTTTTCCTTCTGTTATGGTACCCGTTTTATCAATAATTAGGGTGTCGATTTTATCCATTTTTTCTAGGGCTTCGGCATTCTTGATGAGCACGCCATTTTGTGCGCCTTTTCCAACCCCTACCATAACCGACATGGGTGTTGCCAATCCCAATGCACAAGGGCAAGCAATGATCAATACGGCGATGGCATTTACCAAGGCATACACATAGGCAGGATCAGGACCCCAAACGGCCCAGATAATAAAAGTGAGTATGGATACCAATACCACAATGGGTACAAAGTAACCAGAAATGGTATCAGCCAGCTTTTGGATGGGCGCTCGGCTACGACTAGCATCATTTACCATCTTAATAATTTGAGATAGGAGCGTATCAGCCCCCACCTTTTCAGCTTTCATTAAAAAGGATTGTGTCCCATTAATAGTCCCACTGCTTACTTTATCGCCACTTTGTTTATCAACCGGTATAGGTTCTCCAGTAATCATGGATTCATCAACCGAGGTGTTTCCATCTGAAATACTTCCGTCTACTGGGATTTTGTCGCCCGGTTTTACTCTTAGAGTATCACCAGTCTGTATTTGTTCTATGGTTATTTCTTCCTCTTGACCCTCTACAATACGAATGGCTTTGTTAGGAGCGAGTTTTAATAATTCTTTTACTGCGCTGTTGGTTTTACTGTGGGCGCGAGCTTCTAGTACTTGCCCCATTAACACTAAAGTTTGTATAACAGTTGCTGCCTCAAAATACACGTGTACGGTGCCAGACTCCGTTTTAAACTGGGCAGGAAAAAAGTCGGGCATCAACATGCCAAAGATACTAAAAAGCCAAGCCACTCCAGCACCAATACCGATTAAGGTAAACATATTTAAGTTCCATGTTTTAATACTTCGGTAGGCGCGT comes from the Marixanthomonas ophiurae genome and includes:
- a CDS encoding heavy metal translocating P-type ATPase, encoding MKHTYHIHGMTCNGCRSHVEQTLSKVSGVTNVQVDLEKAEATIEMEKHISIKTFQKTLEADGGPYSIHPEGEKPKKTETESKVNKKEVSVSTGTKFYCPMHCEGDKTYDKPGDCPVCGMDLVPEANTTSSSEEWTCPMHPEVVKDEPGSCPICGMDLVPKEPDVSAEEKTYKKLIGKFWIALGFTLPIFLIAMSEMIPKNPLYDILDQKYWNWIQFGLSTPVVFYATWMFFERAYRSIKTWNLNMFTLIGIGAGVAWLFSIFGMLMPDFFPAQFKTESGTVHVYFEAATVIQTLVLMGQVLEARAHSKTNSAVKELLKLAPNKAIRIVEGQEEEITIEQIQTGDTLRVKPGDKIPVDGSISDGNTSVDESMITGEPIPVDKQSGDKVSSGTINGTQSFLMKAEKVGADTLLSQIIKMVNDASRSRAPIQKLADTISGYFVPIVVLVSILTFIIWAVWGPDPAYVYALVNAIAVLIIACPCALGLATPMSVMVGVGKGAQNGVLIKNAEALEKMDKIDTLIIDKTGTITEGKPTVSDIGKAESGSFSEEEVLQYIVSLNNLSEHPLAEATVTYGKEKGVDFLKAENFNSVTGKGVEGTVNGKKTALGNEKMMEAANATLSETLKQTAQSFQKKGKTVSYLAIDGEAVGYVVIGDKIKETSKKAIQALQKKGIDVIMLTGDNHDTAKAVADELELADFKAGMLPKDKLDEVERLQNEGKKVAMAGDGINDAPALAKSDVGIAMGTGTDVAIESAEITLVKGDLHGIVKARNLSDAVMKNIKQNLFFALIYNTLGIPIAAGILFPVFGILLSPMIAALAMSFSSVSVIANSLRLRSAFID